Genomic DNA from Nitratidesulfovibrio vulgaris str. Hildenborough:
CACCCTCACCGCCACGGTCACGGTCGTCACGGCCTTCACGGCGGAAGCCGCCCTGCGGCCTGTCGCCGAATTCGCGGGGCTTGCGTCCGAAGTCGTCACCGTCCCTGCGGAAGGCGGGCTTACGGTCGAAACCTTCGCCACCCTCACGCCTGAAGGCGGGCTTGCGGTCCCTGAACCCACCCTCGCCGCCGCGGTCCTCACGGCGGAAGCCGCCCTGCGGCCTGTCGCCGAATTCGCGGGGCTTGCGCCCGAAGTCGTCACCGTCCCTGCGGAAGGCGGGCTTACGGTCGAAACCTTCGCCGCCCTCGCGCCTGAAGGCGGGCTTGCGGTCCCTGAACCCACCTTCGCCGCCGCGGTCACGGTCGTCACGACCCTCACGGCGGAAACCGCCCTGCGGCCTGTCGCCGAATTCGCGGGGCTTGCGTCCGAAGTCGTCACCGTCCCTGCGGAAGGCAGGCTTGCGGTCGAAACCTTCGCCACCCTCACGCCTGAAGGCGGGCTTGCGGTCCCTGAACTCACCCTCGCCTCCGCGGTCACGGTCGTCACGGCCCTCACGGCGGAAGCCGCCCTGCGGCCTGTCGCCGAATTCGCGGGGCTTGCGTCCGAAGTCGTCACCGTCCCTGCGGAAGGCGGGCTTACGGTCGAACCCTTCGCCACCCTCGCGCCTGAAGGCGGGCTTGCGGTCCCTGAACCCACCCTCGCCGCCGCGGTCACGGTCGTCACGGCCCTCACGGCGGAAGCCGCCCTGCGGCCTGTCGCCGAATTCGCGGGGCTTGCGTCCGAAGTCGTCACCGTCCCTGCGGAAGGCGGGCTTACGGTCGAACCCTTCGCCACCCTCGCGCCTGAAGGCGGGCTTGCGGTCCCTGAACCCACCCTCACCGCCACGGTCACGGTCGTCACGGCCTTCACGGCGGAAGCCGCCCTGCGGCCTGTCGCCGAAGCTCCTGCGTTCGCCGCCTCCGCGCCGGTCGGAGCGTCCTTCGTCGTTGCGGGCGAAGTTCTTGGGAGTTCTCGAAAAGCCGACGCGCTCGCCGTCTGCGAAGGCCTCGTCATCAGAGCCCTCGGCGTTCGCCGCGTTCGGGGCAAGTCCCTGAACGACACCTTCGTCATCGACCCAACCCGCGAAAAGTCCGCCGGACTTGCCATCGGTGCGCGGTTCTTCAGGCCATGCGGCCTTGACCAGCGCGCCGGAGATGAGCGGGCGCGCATCGTACAGCAGGGTCAGGCCTTCTGCGCTGCAACCGTAGCGTACGGGCTCGCGGCGTCCCGGAATGGGGAAGACGGCAGAGATGACACGCACCATGTCTCCTGCGGGCGGGGTGGTGGCGTGACTCAGGAACACGAAGCTGAGGCTCGCGGTGTCGCGTTCGAAGCCCGCTTCACGAGAAATGTCAGTGAGCCACTGCGGCGCGTCGTGCACGCTGAAGGTGAAGTGACACCAGCTCGACCTTTTGGCGGCGAGCATGGGGCATTCATCATGATGCGGGCAGGGCGCTTCGGGCGCGAGTCCGTTCTCGATGGCTGCCTGACGGAGCATGGTCACCAGCTTGCCGCCAAGGCGGGACCCCGGTTCGACGAACAGAGCCTTGCCGCCGGGGGCGAGACTGTCGCGGAGTGCCTCGGCCACTTCGAAGAGCCTGTCTTCGAGCAGCTGGTCGGCGCGGGGTTGCAGTTCGTTAAGGACGTTGCCGCCCATGACGAGGATGTTCTTGCCATAGTTCTCGCGCAGGGCGTTCTCGACGGTGCCCCGCAGCGTGTGCAGCGTCCAAGGGCATTCTTCGCCCGCAATCTTGCGGAACAGGGCGCGTCCGACATCAAGCACGTGGGGCGAGATGTCGCCGCAGGTGAGCGTCAACGCGACAGTGCGCAATTCGGGGCGCGCAATCCACAGGGCGATGGGCAGGGTGAAGGGGCCGCTGCCCACGTCCAGCACATGCCCCCCGGCGCATTGTTCGGGGGTGGGCAGGTCGAGCGAGGGTAGCAGGCGGCCCAGCCGGAACACGTTCCAAGGCAGGAAGTGCCGAACATAGGCCGAGAAGAGGCGGGGCGAGGCCCAGTACGATTCCGAGAGATTGCCGCGCTCGGAGGTGAGCGAAGCCGAAAGTTCCTGTATGGCGTTGGGCAGGTCGCGGCGATGCGCGCTGCGCAGCGGCATGACGGCGTCGATGGCTTCGGGCAGGGCGTCCATCACCTTGCGAAGCTCGGCATCGAGCGGTTTGAAGAGTCTGTTCATGGAAACTCCGTTCAGAAGTGGAAATGCATGTGCCGCAGGAAAGCGGCGGAAAAGTCGGGCGCAGCCGTCAGGTCGACGACAGTGCAGCCTTCGCGCCATGTGTTCAGGGTGTCGCGCAACGGGGGCGAGGTGAGCAGAAGTTCGGCCCCCCTGAGGGATGTGTTGCCCACCGCGCGCGTCCTTCCACCCGAACCGGGCGGGATGAAGCCGAGACCTTCGAGGTCGGCGGGCAGCGCGTGCTGTCCCAATGCCCCTGCGAGGTGGATGCCCGAAAGGGCGTGTGAAGGCATCTGGGCCGTGGCGAGCAGGCGTTCGAATGCCAGCGAGAAGGCCGCCTTCACTTTGAGTATCTCTTCGATGTCTCTCGCAGCGAGGTAGAGGCCTCGCGCGAGTGGTAGACAGGGTTCGCCCCGGTGGCTGACGATGGAACGGGCCATACGTGCCGCCAGTGGGGAGGAGGGAGATTGGATGAAACGCCCGTCCACGTCAAGCAGTCCGGCACGCAGAAGGGCGTGTACGAGAGAAATATATCCCGTTCCGCTGATGCCGTCGGCCTCGCCGCCGTCAAGGACGTAGGGGACGAGCCCGCCGGGAGTGAGGGTGAAGGAGGTTATGGCCCCCCTCTGCGCCACGGTGCCGAACGTGAGGCCGATGCCTTCAAGCGCGGGGCCGAGGGCTACGCTGGTGACAAGGGTGCGCTCAGGGGACAGCGCCAGCACGAACTCCCCGTTGGTGCCAAGGTCGGCCAGCACGAAGGGGAAGGCGGGGGCATGGTCGGTGAGCACTGCAAGGTAGCCCGCCGAAAGGTCGCCTCCTACGAACGGGGCGGGCAGGGGAGGAATCCATGCGGGCGGCAGCCCCGGCAAAGCCAGGGCGGTCCCCCCTCGCATCTCGAGACGGTAGGGCGCGGAAGCCAGCCCTTCGACGCTTTCATCG
This window encodes:
- a CDS encoding ASKHA domain-containing protein, with translation MTSCTIIDATDRSIRQTLGETSTLARLIWVDAGLASPPLCSGLARCGRCRVRITEAAPAPHEDDREFFSAEDISAGWRLACRHAPAHGMVVHVPLPVMPHRHASRPKHPGPFRLAVDLGTTSLQWSLLAPDGTVAAQGSETNPQMGAGSDVMSRIAMARSDKGRGRLRELVLQALRRIVADVEGTPATADAVPPAGSGDEPTTACGYESRVEELCVAGNTAMTAILADESVEGLASAPYRLEMRGGTALALPGLPPAWIPPLPAPFVGGDLSAGYLAVLTDHAPAFPFVLADLGTNGEFVLALSPERTLVTSVALGPALEGIGLTFGTVAQRGAITSFTLTPGGLVPYVLDGGEADGISGTGYISLVHALLRAGLLDVDGRFIQSPSSPLAARMARSIVSHRGEPCLPLARGLYLAARDIEEILKVKAAFSLAFERLLATAQMPSHALSGIHLAGALGQHALPADLEGLGFIPPGSGGRTRAVGNTSLRGAELLLTSPPLRDTLNTWREGCTVVDLTAAPDFSAAFLRHMHFHF
- a CDS encoding small ribosomal subunit Rsm22 family protein, producing MNRLFKPLDAELRKVMDALPEAIDAVMPLRSAHRRDLPNAIQELSASLTSERGNLSESYWASPRLFSAYVRHFLPWNVFRLGRLLPSLDLPTPEQCAGGHVLDVGSGPFTLPIALWIARPELRTVALTLTCGDISPHVLDVGRALFRKIAGEECPWTLHTLRGTVENALRENYGKNILVMGGNVLNELQPRADQLLEDRLFEVAEALRDSLAPGGKALFVEPGSRLGGKLVTMLRQAAIENGLAPEAPCPHHDECPMLAAKRSSWCHFTFSVHDAPQWLTDISREAGFERDTASLSFVFLSHATTPPAGDMVRVISAVFPIPGRREPVRYGCSAEGLTLLYDARPLISGALVKAAWPEEPRTDGKSGGLFAGWVDDEGVVQGLAPNAANAEGSDDEAFADGERVGFSRTPKNFARNDEGRSDRRGGGERRSFGDRPQGGFRREGRDDRDRGGEGGFRDRKPAFRREGGEGFDRKPAFRRDGDDFGRKPREFGDRPQGGFRREGRDDRDRGGEGGFRDRKPAFRREGGEGFDRKPAFRRDGDDFGRKPREFGDRPQGGFRREGRDDRDRGGEGEFRDRKPAFRREGGEGFDRKPAFRRDGDDFGRKPREFGDRPQGGFRREGRDDRDRGGEGGFRDRKPAFRREGGEGFDRKPAFRRDGDDFGRKPREFGDRPQGGFRREDRGGEGGFRDRKPAFRREGGEGFDRKPAFRRDGDDFGRKPREFGDRPQGGFRREGRDDRDRGGEGGFRDRKPAFRREGGEGFDRKPAFRRDGDDFGRKPREFGDRPQGGFRREGRDDRDRGGEGGFRDRKPAFRREGGEGFDRKPAFRRDGDDFGRKPREFGDRPQGGFRREGRDDRDRGGEGGFRDRKPAFRREGDAEGVRKPPFRHDPLGSGFGRKPRDEGGNGPQRDRDGGKGGFGDRKPPFRKEGFGGDRHGGPRFSQHQPRPHRKGEGPAGAPHRRMKRDDEGGNGGNGEGHADD